A stretch of DNA from Variovorax paradoxus:
CGAGGCCACCAGTCGCTCGCGGGCAAAGGGCCGCAGGTCGAGGCCGTGCGCGTTCTCGCGGCCCAGCACCCGGTCGGCGATGGCGTCGCCCAGCCCGGCCGAGTGCTTGAAGCCGTGGCCGGAGCAGGCCGAGACGATCAGCACATTGGGCAGGCCGTCGAGCGCGTCGATCACGAAGCGGCGGTCAGGCGTCACGGTGTACATGCAGGCACGGGCCTTGAGCGCATGCCCGGCGATCTGCGGAAAGCGCCCGGCGACGCGGTCGCGGTACATGGCGGCGGTTTCCTCGGCTCTCACGTCGCGCACGAGTGCGTCGGGCGTGGTGGTGTCGACGTACTGCTCGGTGGCGACCTTCAGCGCGGGTTGCGCTGCGTCGGAGGCTGGAAAACCGTACATGTAGTCCTCCTGCGCGTCGCCGAACATCCAGATGAAGATGGGAAAACGCCCGGGCGCGAAGTCGGCCGCAGCGGTGGGGCCGGTGTCGAACCAGTGCATCACCTGCCGGTGCACGGAGAAGTCGGCCTGCCAGTCGGTGCGCGCCTGACGGCCGAGGAACTCGGGCAGCCAGGCGCCGGCCGCGACCACCACCTGGTCGGCGGTGAAGCTGGCGGTTTCGGTGCGCACGCGCACGGTGTCACCGTTGCCCACGGGCTCGACGCCCAGCACGCGCTCGCCGGTGCGGGTCTGTGCGCCGTCGGCGCGGGCCACGGCGAGCTGGGCGGCGATGGCGTCTTCGGGCCGCACGAAGCCGGCGTCGCGTTCGAGGTAGCCGATCTCGTCGCCCTGCAGATGGAACTGCGGGAAGCGCGCGCGGATGCCGGCCGCGTCGAGCACCTCGTGCGCGATGCCGAAGCGCTCGGCGCAGGCGATGGTGCGGCGCACGAAATCGGACTTGCCGTGGTGTGCGGCCACGCGGTCGCGCGGTGCGAGGACGAGGCCGCCGGTGGTGGTCATCAGCGTGCGGCCGGTGCGCGCCTCGAGTTCGCGCCAGATGGCGTGGGAGCGGTGCACCAGCGGCACGTACTCGTCGCCTTCGCCGACGGCCAGCCGCGTGATGCGCGAATCGCCGTGTGAGGAGCCGCGGTCGTGCGGCGGCGCGAACTGGTCGATGCCGAGCACGCGCGCGCCGCGTTGCGAGAGCTGGTAGAGGGTGGCCGCGCCGAGGGCGCCCAGGCCGATGACGATCGCGTCGTAGTGGGTGGGGGAACGGTTGGAACGGGTCACGGGGCGAGAGGTGTCGTCGTCACACAAGGTTCAGGTCGAGAAACGCATCCTTCACCGCGATGGGCTGGGGAATGAGCTTCAGCTGCGCGAACACGTCGGCCAGGCCCTGCTGCTCGCGGGCAATGGCGGGCGTGAGCGCCACGACGCCATAGTGCCGCCGTTCGGTCGCCAGCGCCAGCACCTTGGGCTCGACCTTGAGCTGCGGTGCGAGCGTGGCCACCACGTCGCCGGGGTGGGCCTGCGCCCAGTCGTTGGCCTTGCGCAGTTCGGCGAACACGGTGCGCAAGGTGTCGGCGTTCGTGCGCGCGAAGGCGGGCTGCGCGAAGTGGTAGGTGCGGTTGCCGCTCAGGCCGGTGCCGTCGAACAGCAGGCGCGATTCGGTCGCCACCTGCGCGCCGGCCAGGAACGGGTCCCACAGGCCGATGGCCGCGACGCTGCCCGATTGGTAGGCGGCCACGGTGTCGGAGGCCGTGACGATGTAGACCGGCTCGATGTCTTCATAGCGCAGGCCGGCCGCTTCGAGCGCGCGGATCAGCACGTACTGCGTGTTGTAGCCGCGGCCCGTGACGACCTTCTTGCCCTTCAGGTCGCGCACGCTGCGGATCGGCGAGTCGCGCGGCACCAGGAAGCCGACGCCGCCGGGGTAGGGGCTTTCGGCCGCGAGGTAGACCAGGCCCTTGCCGCTGGCCTGCTGGAACACGCCGATGCCGTCGGAGGCATGGCCGAAGTCGATGGCGCCGGCCGCCAGCGCTTCCGACAGCTGGCTGCCGCCCAGGAACTCGCGCCACTCGACGCTCACATTGGCCGGCGCGAGCGCCTTCTCGAGCTGGCCTGTGCCCTTGAGGACGTTGAGCGTGTTGAACTTCTGGTAGCCGATGCGCAGCGTGCGGGCGCGCGTCTGGGCGAACAGCGGAGCCGAGGCCGCGACGAGGGCTGCGGCGGTTCCGGCCTGGAGCAGGCGGCGGCGGGAAGGCGAGGACAGGGTGTGCATGGCGTCGGCGAAAAATCGGCGACTGTAGGTGTGGGCGGCGCGCCGGGCCACGAAGCTTTTGTCATGTGCTCATGCACAAACTGGCGCACGTCGCTACAAAGCGATGCATGAACTTTTCCGGAAAAGGTCATGGGGTCTTCGCATAATCGCCTTCGTCATTCCGACCCTCTCACTCAAGGAGCTTCATTCATGGCACAGACCCGGATCGCCGTCATCGTCGGCAGCCTGCGCAAGGATTCGTTCAACCACAAGCTCGCTCTGGCGCTGGCGCACCTGGCGCCGTCGGACTTCACTTTCGAAACCCTGCGCATCGACGACCTGCCGCTGTACAACCAGGACGACGACGGCAACCAGGCCGCTTCGGTGAAGCGCCTCAAGAGCGAGGTTGCGGCCGCACAGGGCGTGCTGTTCGTCACGCCCGAATACAACCGCTCGATTCCCGGCGTGCTGAAGAACGCCATCGACCACGCCTCTCGCCCCTACGGCCAGAGCGTCTGGGGCGGCAAGCCGACCGGCGTGGTCGGCATTTCCGTCGGCGCCATCGGCACCGCGCTCGCGCAGCAGCACCTGCGCAACATCCTGGCCTACCTCGACGCGCCCACGATGGGCGGCCCCGAAGTGTTCCTGCAGGCCAAGGAAGGCCTGTTCGACGACAAGGGCCACATCGGCAACGAAGGCACGCAGAAGTTCCTGCAGGGCTGGATGGACAAGTACGTGGCCTGGGTGAAGAGCCATTCGGCTGCCTGACGAACTGGGCGCCGATCGACGCCCATGAAAAAGCCGCCCCTTTGGAGGGCGGCTTTCTTTTTGGGGCTGACGATCTGGCTGTTTGCTATTCCAGATGAATTGATGGATTGAATTTCAATGTCAATTGATTTGCGGCCAGCAGTTATCGAACCGTATTTCCAACGACATAACCGCCGTCGACCGGCAAATCGGTGGCCGTAATGAACGAGGCGGCCGGGCTGGCATAGAAAATCGCGGCACCAACCAGGTCTTCGGTCGATCCCCAGCGCTTGAGCGCGGAATGACCGGCAATCAGGTCGTGGCTCTTCGGCACGCTCCATAGAACTTTCGTCATGTCGGTCTTGTGGTACCCCGGAGAAATCGTGTTGACCCGCACGCCATGGGGACCGTATGCGTGCGCCAGTGTTCGGGTCAAGCCGAGAAGCCCGGTCTTGCTCGCGGCATAGGCGGGAATTTCGGGCTCGACAAGGTAGCTGAGCATCGAAGAG
This window harbors:
- the solA gene encoding N-methyl-L-tryptophan oxidase, whose protein sequence is MTRSNRSPTHYDAIVIGLGALGAATLYQLSQRGARVLGIDQFAPPHDRGSSHGDSRITRLAVGEGDEYVPLVHRSHAIWRELEARTGRTLMTTTGGLVLAPRDRVAAHHGKSDFVRRTIACAERFGIAHEVLDAAGIRARFPQFHLQGDEIGYLERDAGFVRPEDAIAAQLAVARADGAQTRTGERVLGVEPVGNGDTVRVRTETASFTADQVVVAAGAWLPEFLGRQARTDWQADFSVHRQVMHWFDTGPTAAADFAPGRFPIFIWMFGDAQEDYMYGFPASDAAQPALKVATEQYVDTTTPDALVRDVRAEETAAMYRDRVAGRFPQIAGHALKARACMYTVTPDRRFVIDALDGLPNVLIVSACSGHGFKHSAGLGDAIADRVLGRENAHGLDLRPFARERLVASQHP
- a CDS encoding aliphatic sulfonate ABC transporter substrate-binding protein — its product is MHTLSSPSRRRLLQAGTAAALVAASAPLFAQTRARTLRIGYQKFNTLNVLKGTGQLEKALAPANVSVEWREFLGGSQLSEALAAGAIDFGHASDGIGVFQQASGKGLVYLAAESPYPGGVGFLVPRDSPIRSVRDLKGKKVVTGRGYNTQYVLIRALEAAGLRYEDIEPVYIVTASDTVAAYQSGSVAAIGLWDPFLAGAQVATESRLLFDGTGLSGNRTYHFAQPAFARTNADTLRTVFAELRKANDWAQAHPGDVVATLAPQLKVEPKVLALATERRHYGVVALTPAIAREQQGLADVFAQLKLIPQPIAVKDAFLDLNLV
- a CDS encoding NADPH-dependent FMN reductase, with amino-acid sequence MAQTRIAVIVGSLRKDSFNHKLALALAHLAPSDFTFETLRIDDLPLYNQDDDGNQAASVKRLKSEVAAAQGVLFVTPEYNRSIPGVLKNAIDHASRPYGQSVWGGKPTGVVGISVGAIGTALAQQHLRNILAYLDAPTMGGPEVFLQAKEGLFDDKGHIGNEGTQKFLQGWMDKYVAWVKSHSAA